Proteins found in one Planctomycetes bacterium MalM25 genomic segment:
- a CDS encoding outer membrane biogenesis protein BamB: MPFSPARLLTALVVITPFVASSALAEDWPHWRGPEHDGVWREEGIVAALPEGELDYTWRVPCHLGYAGPAVADGKVYLFEYERSDGDITDNPGARDKLQGVERLRCLSSATGEELWKYEYERDYFISYPSGPRCTPTVDGDHVYLLGPEGDLTCLKTADGSFVWKKSFPNDYNAPTPMWGHSAHPLVDGDTLYCLVGGEGSVVVAFDKLTGEERWRALSTPRMNNEVGYCPPSIAVIGGQRVLVVFHPEAVCGLTLDGGEQLWSVPIKPAYGMSIAQPNVVGDRIFTTGYGGPSVFFRPPAGAGEAEVLWSGAPKTSVSAANPTPTADATAEVLYGVDANSSSLAAVDLATGERLWQTRKPTLNIEGRTRARHGTVFPVRQGDTDRFWLASETGDLILARLTPEAYEELGRKPLLEPTGDAFGRPVWWSHPAFAEKSIFARNDKELVRVNLAAE, translated from the coding sequence ATGCCGTTCTCCCCGGCGCGTCTGCTCACCGCCCTAGTGGTTATCACCCCATTCGTCGCCTCGTCTGCGCTCGCCGAGGACTGGCCGCATTGGCGTGGTCCCGAGCACGACGGGGTGTGGCGCGAGGAGGGGATCGTCGCCGCCCTCCCCGAAGGAGAGCTTGATTACACCTGGCGCGTCCCGTGCCACCTCGGCTACGCCGGCCCCGCGGTCGCCGACGGGAAGGTCTACCTCTTCGAGTACGAGCGGTCCGACGGCGACATCACCGACAACCCGGGCGCGCGCGACAAGCTGCAGGGGGTCGAGCGTCTCCGCTGCTTGAGCTCGGCGACCGGCGAGGAGCTGTGGAAGTACGAGTACGAGCGTGACTACTTCATCTCCTACCCGAGCGGACCGCGCTGCACGCCCACCGTCGACGGCGACCACGTCTACCTCCTCGGCCCCGAGGGCGACCTCACCTGCCTGAAGACCGCCGATGGCTCGTTCGTGTGGAAGAAGAGCTTCCCCAACGACTACAACGCCCCGACCCCCATGTGGGGGCATTCCGCTCACCCGCTGGTGGACGGCGACACGCTCTACTGCCTGGTCGGCGGCGAGGGGAGCGTCGTCGTCGCGTTCGACAAGCTGACCGGCGAGGAGCGCTGGCGCGCCCTGTCGACGCCGCGCATGAACAACGAGGTTGGCTACTGCCCCCCCTCGATCGCGGTGATCGGCGGACAGCGCGTGCTGGTCGTCTTCCACCCCGAAGCGGTCTGCGGCCTCACGCTCGACGGGGGCGAGCAGCTCTGGAGCGTGCCGATCAAACCGGCCTACGGCATGTCGATCGCCCAGCCGAACGTCGTCGGCGATCGGATCTTCACGACCGGCTACGGCGGTCCGTCCGTCTTCTTCCGTCCCCCCGCGGGCGCGGGCGAGGCGGAGGTCCTCTGGTCGGGCGCGCCGAAGACCTCGGTCTCCGCCGCCAACCCGACGCCCACCGCCGACGCGACCGCCGAGGTCCTCTACGGCGTCGACGCGAACAGCAGCTCGCTCGCCGCGGTCGATCTGGCGACGGGCGAGCGGCTGTGGCAGACCCGTAAGCCGACACTCAACATCGAGGGCCGCACCCGCGCCCGGCACGGCACCGTCTTCCCCGTCCGACAGGGCGACACGGACCGCTTCTGGCTCGCCAGCGAGACGGGCGACCTGATCCTCGCGCGCCTCACGCCGGAGGCCTACGAGGAGCTGGGGCGCAAGCCGCTGCTCGAACCGACGGGCGACGCCTTCGGCCGCCCCGTCTGGTGGAGCCACCCGGCGTTCGCGGAGAAGTCGATCTTCGCGCGGAACGATAAAGAGCTGGTGCGTGTGAACCTGGCGGCGGAGTGA
- the htpX gene encoding Protease HtpX: MPTETLQRDDLLRLLDRANAGAGAGLAWRGAVVLIALVFTDWQRVLADPAPAGVFLLVLFGRYLFDLVPLIGRKRKLVNDLRPETTLGEHNRESLLALVSEVEKRLDVPPGRYPVYLTRDKSLNAAAISLGLDALLGRVDGVYLNRQTLHVLGPDELAFVIGHELGHCDRYYLRSTRWEALNLTLVAAVGLALLPVVDRWSWVGVFGLGLFAAGALAWLRVQSLASMRAIEHLCDDHGARAAGVPQGVNALLKIAAESEITNRITRFCFEVGKKRKDLDPGDLMQEYERLAPFGKLDAKEAERLLAQSVREVQQRNKTLSLRGLLEYLNDEEVDEEALDEIKALWRKLDNAHVIDWSKPLREGEATQLSAQQIDQVVDALRAHPAALLSRSPEEVMQESTHPPTRQRVLYLWENRRAIESAG, from the coding sequence ATGCCGACGGAAACCTTGCAGCGCGACGACCTGCTCCGGCTGCTCGACCGGGCGAACGCGGGCGCGGGGGCCGGCCTCGCGTGGCGGGGCGCCGTGGTGCTGATCGCCCTCGTGTTCACCGATTGGCAACGCGTCCTCGCCGACCCGGCGCCCGCGGGGGTCTTCCTGCTGGTCCTGTTCGGGCGCTACCTGTTCGATCTGGTCCCGCTGATCGGGCGCAAGCGGAAGCTCGTGAACGACCTGCGCCCGGAGACCACCCTGGGGGAGCACAACCGCGAGTCGCTGTTGGCCCTGGTGAGTGAGGTGGAGAAACGCCTCGACGTGCCGCCCGGGCGGTACCCGGTCTACCTGACCCGCGACAAGTCGCTCAACGCGGCGGCCATCTCTCTGGGGCTCGACGCGTTGCTGGGGCGCGTCGACGGCGTGTACCTCAATCGGCAGACGCTCCACGTGCTGGGCCCCGACGAGCTGGCGTTCGTCATCGGCCACGAGCTGGGCCACTGCGACCGCTACTACCTCCGCTCGACGCGTTGGGAGGCGCTGAACCTGACCCTCGTGGCGGCCGTCGGGCTCGCGCTGCTGCCGGTGGTCGATCGTTGGAGCTGGGTCGGCGTGTTCGGGCTCGGCCTCTTTGCGGCGGGGGCGCTCGCCTGGCTCCGCGTGCAATCGCTGGCGAGCATGCGGGCCATCGAGCACCTGTGCGACGACCACGGCGCGCGGGCGGCCGGTGTGCCGCAGGGCGTGAACGCGCTGCTGAAGATCGCCGCCGAGTCGGAGATCACCAACCGCATCACGCGCTTCTGTTTCGAGGTTGGCAAGAAACGCAAGGACCTCGACCCGGGCGACCTGATGCAGGAGTACGAACGGCTGGCGCCGTTCGGCAAGCTCGACGCCAAGGAGGCCGAGCGGCTGCTCGCCCAAAGCGTCCGCGAGGTGCAGCAGCGGAACAAGACGCTCTCGCTCCGCGGCCTGCTGGAGTACCTGAACGACGAGGAGGTCGATGAGGAGGCCCTCGACGAGATCAAGGCGCTCTGGCGCAAGCTCGACAACGCCCACGTGATCGACTGGTCGAAGCCACTCCGGGAGGGCGAAGCCACCCAACTGTCGGCCCAGCAGATCGACCAAGTCGTCGACGCCCTGCGGGCCCACCCGGCCGCCCTGCTGAGCCGCTCGCCGGAAGAGGTCATGCAAGAATCGACGCACCCGCCCACGCGGCAGCGCGTGCTGTACCTCTGGGAGAACCGCCGAGCGATCGAGTCCGCCGGCTAG
- the uvrA_3 gene encoding UvrABC system protein A: MTSVVGSREGAAGNAIRIRGARVHNLRGVDVDIPRNRLVVITGVSGSGKSSLAFDTLLAEGQRQYIDSLSVYARQFFQQRERPDVDRVDGLQPAVAIDQSQGSHSPRSTVGTITEVQDYLRLLYARAGQMACPECGDPITQQTTDEIEQAVASLPPDSRAMLLAPLVHGRKGKHAEVLEQARKAGFVRLRIDGLTYPIEDVPELKAQKVHEIEAVVDRLVLREGIAARLTESVRLAVKHGEGVVRVVFQTPEAKARANGAGNGNGNGSAAAYNAESGWEERLFNTRYSCPTCKVGVAEVEPRTFSFNSPYGACPECDGMGRTEAFDPELVLPNLSKSLAEGAVAPWKSATPAGRAKRLKVVEPLLAALKVSADTPLDAWPRGGVQKLLTGDGKGFAGLLLLLEEERLATKREATRDRLDAFRDSIVCPDCEGARLRPEGRSCQVGGKRVYEATAMPIAEATEWFGGLIDSGAFDEDRLPIAEPLVREIHRRLEFLAKAGVGYLTLDRSADTLSGGELQRVRLATGVGSGLVGVMYLLDEPSIGLHPRDNDRLLDAIRDLRRQGNTVIVVEHDEAIIRAADWVIDIGPGAGAHGGHLLTEGTPDDVAACEASVTGAYLSGASRIETPSKRRANQPKTEKPIASCPKPRLTLTGATLNNLRGDEFAAPLGKLVAVTGVSGSGKTSLIVGTLARALARQLNSAGAKPGPYDKLSGVEELDRFVEIDQSPIGRSPRSNAATYTGVFDEVRKLFSKTKLSRQRGYKPSRFSFNVKGGRCEECQGQGQRKIEMNFLPDLYVPCEACQGSRFNRATLAVRFKGHSIADVLDRPIEEVLELFIDAPAIHAPLEALVAVGLGYLSLGQPANTLSGGEAQRVKLAAELGAAGRSSADKQPRTLYLLDEPTTGLHADDVRRLLGVLGRLVDAGATVLVIEHQLDVMRQADWIVDLGPDGGVGGGQIVAAGTPEHVATKGVGPTSEWLAKALGDSGV; the protein is encoded by the coding sequence ATGACTAGCGTCGTCGGCTCGCGCGAGGGAGCCGCTGGGAATGCAATCCGCATCCGCGGGGCGCGGGTGCACAACCTGCGCGGCGTGGATGTCGACATCCCGCGGAACCGGCTCGTCGTCATCACGGGTGTGTCGGGCAGCGGCAAGTCGTCGCTCGCTTTTGACACGCTGCTCGCCGAGGGGCAGCGGCAGTACATCGACTCGCTGAGCGTCTACGCCCGGCAGTTCTTCCAGCAGCGCGAGCGGCCCGACGTCGACCGCGTCGACGGCCTGCAACCCGCCGTGGCGATCGACCAGAGCCAGGGCTCGCACAGCCCACGCAGCACGGTCGGCACCATCACCGAGGTGCAGGACTACTTGCGGCTGCTCTACGCCCGCGCCGGACAGATGGCGTGCCCCGAGTGCGGCGATCCGATCACGCAGCAGACAACCGACGAGATCGAGCAAGCGGTCGCTTCGCTGCCGCCCGACTCACGGGCGATGCTGCTCGCGCCGCTCGTCCACGGACGCAAGGGGAAGCACGCCGAGGTCCTCGAGCAGGCGCGCAAGGCGGGCTTCGTCCGGCTGCGGATCGACGGGCTCACCTACCCGATTGAGGACGTCCCCGAGCTGAAGGCGCAGAAGGTCCACGAGATCGAGGCCGTGGTTGATCGACTCGTGCTGCGTGAAGGCATCGCGGCGCGGCTCACCGAGTCGGTCCGCCTCGCCGTGAAGCACGGCGAGGGGGTCGTGCGGGTCGTCTTCCAAACGCCCGAGGCGAAGGCCCGAGCGAACGGCGCCGGCAACGGCAACGGCAACGGGTCCGCCGCCGCTTACAACGCGGAGAGTGGCTGGGAGGAGCGGCTGTTCAACACCCGCTACTCGTGCCCCACGTGCAAGGTGGGCGTGGCGGAGGTGGAGCCCCGCACGTTCAGCTTCAACAGCCCGTACGGCGCCTGCCCCGAGTGCGACGGCATGGGCCGCACCGAGGCGTTCGACCCGGAGCTGGTGCTGCCGAACCTGTCGAAGTCGCTCGCGGAAGGAGCGGTCGCCCCCTGGAAATCGGCCACGCCGGCGGGCCGGGCGAAGCGGCTGAAGGTGGTCGAGCCGCTGCTCGCCGCGCTGAAGGTCTCCGCCGACACGCCGCTCGACGCGTGGCCGCGTGGCGGGGTGCAGAAGCTACTCACCGGGGACGGCAAGGGCTTCGCCGGACTGCTCCTGCTGCTCGAAGAGGAGCGGCTCGCGACCAAGCGCGAGGCGACGCGCGACCGGCTCGACGCGTTCCGCGATTCGATCGTCTGCCCCGACTGCGAGGGCGCCCGGCTGCGCCCCGAGGGACGCAGCTGCCAGGTCGGCGGCAAACGCGTGTACGAAGCGACCGCGATGCCGATCGCCGAGGCGACCGAGTGGTTCGGCGGCCTGATCGACTCCGGCGCGTTCGACGAGGACCGCCTGCCGATCGCCGAGCCGCTCGTGCGCGAGATCCACCGCCGGCTCGAGTTCCTCGCCAAGGCGGGCGTCGGGTACCTGACGCTCGACCGGTCGGCCGACACGCTCTCCGGCGGCGAGCTGCAGCGCGTCCGGCTCGCGACCGGCGTGGGCAGCGGGCTGGTCGGCGTGATGTACCTGCTCGACGAGCCCTCCATCGGCCTGCACCCGCGCGACAACGACCGGCTGCTCGACGCGATCCGCGACCTCCGCCGGCAGGGGAACACGGTGATCGTCGTCGAGCACGACGAGGCGATCATCCGCGCGGCGGACTGGGTCATCGACATCGGCCCCGGCGCCGGAGCCCATGGCGGCCACCTGCTCACCGAAGGGACCCCCGACGACGTGGCCGCGTGCGAGGCGTCCGTCACGGGGGCGTACCTCTCCGGCGCGAGCCGCATTGAGACGCCCTCCAAACGCCGGGCCAACCAGCCCAAGACCGAGAAGCCGATCGCAAGCTGCCCCAAGCCGCGGCTCACGCTCACCGGCGCGACGCTCAACAACCTGCGGGGGGACGAGTTCGCCGCCCCGCTCGGCAAGCTGGTCGCCGTCACGGGGGTGAGCGGCAGCGGCAAGACGTCGCTCATCGTGGGCACGCTCGCCAGAGCGCTGGCGCGTCAGCTGAACAGCGCGGGCGCGAAGCCGGGGCCTTATGACAAGCTGTCGGGAGTCGAGGAGCTCGACCGTTTCGTCGAGATCGACCAGTCGCCGATCGGCCGCTCGCCCCGCTCGAACGCGGCGACTTACACGGGCGTGTTCGACGAGGTCCGCAAGCTCTTCTCGAAGACCAAGCTCTCCCGCCAACGGGGCTACAAGCCGAGCCGGTTCAGCTTCAACGTGAAGGGGGGCCGCTGCGAGGAGTGCCAGGGGCAGGGCCAGCGCAAGATCGAGATGAACTTCCTGCCCGACCTGTACGTCCCCTGCGAAGCGTGCCAGGGCTCGCGTTTCAACCGGGCGACGCTCGCGGTGCGGTTCAAAGGGCACTCGATCGCCGACGTCCTCGATCGGCCGATCGAGGAGGTGCTCGAACTGTTCATCGACGCACCGGCCATCCACGCGCCGCTCGAAGCGCTGGTCGCCGTGGGGCTCGGCTACCTGTCGCTTGGCCAACCGGCCAACACCTTGTCGGGCGGCGAGGCGCAGCGTGTCAAACTGGCCGCCGAGCTGGGCGCGGCGGGGCGGTCCAGCGCGGACAAACAGCCACGAACGCTCTACCTGCTCGACGAACCGACCACCGGCCTGCACGCCGACGACGTCCGCCGGCTGCTCGGCGTGCTCGGTCGGTTGGTCGACGCGGGGGCGACGGTGCTGGTCATCGAGCACCAACTCGACGTGATGCGGCAGGCCGATTGGATCGTCGACCTCGGCCCCGACGGCGGAGTCGGCGGGGGCCAGATCGTCGCCGCCGGCACGCCGGAGCACGTCGCCACGAAGGGCGTCGGGCCGACCAGTGAGTGGCTGGCGAAGGCGCTCGGGGATTCGGGCGTGTGA